A window from Candidatus Tectomicrobia bacterium encodes these proteins:
- a CDS encoding alpha/beta fold hydrolase, which yields MAVKAIRKRPWFAMFPNDYRWSFIVSIAFRRTLMGAADPAEIWEVCSRLEKSVGDDKAWTREWKAMGERVYAMGQAEERACHKLSASGHYNRATHYLQMADRFDFPKTAASKAYYKKSIDSFGRYLKFTDWPRVERVEIPFEKGKSLPAYFIPAMNTKKAKPPVALSYTGFDGTKETSFLLSGIALAQRGMSVVVPDCPGVGESIRFRGIHLRHDYEVAATAIIDWLEKRKDVDAKRVGLLASSLGGYYAPRSASMEPRIKACVAWGAQWDYYAIWKRRIEAAFRIALPSPGHHLAWSFGVKTAEQGLKKLEGFRLDGVVQKMKCPFLIVHGEDDQQIPLSDAKKLYKAAGSKDKALRVYTGKDGGAQHCHMDYLSPVIPHMTDWMAEKLGA from the coding sequence ATGGCCGTCAAGGCAATCCGCAAGCGCCCCTGGTTCGCCATGTTCCCGAACGACTACCGCTGGTCCTTCATCGTCTCGATCGCCTTCCGGCGCACATTGATGGGGGCGGCGGATCCGGCCGAGATCTGGGAGGTGTGCAGCCGCCTGGAGAAGAGCGTGGGGGACGACAAGGCGTGGACGCGTGAGTGGAAGGCCATGGGAGAGCGGGTCTACGCCATGGGCCAGGCCGAGGAGCGCGCCTGCCACAAGCTCTCGGCCTCGGGCCACTACAACCGCGCCACCCACTACCTCCAGATGGCGGACCGCTTCGACTTCCCGAAGACGGCGGCCTCCAAGGCCTACTACAAGAAGTCCATCGACAGCTTTGGCCGCTATCTGAAGTTCACGGACTGGCCCCGGGTCGAGCGGGTCGAGATCCCCTTCGAGAAGGGGAAATCGCTGCCCGCCTACTTCATCCCGGCCATGAACACGAAGAAGGCCAAGCCGCCGGTCGCGCTCTCCTACACCGGCTTCGACGGGACGAAGGAGACCTCCTTCCTCCTCTCGGGCATCGCCCTCGCCCAGCGGGGGATGAGCGTGGTCGTGCCTGATTGCCCGGGGGTGGGGGAATCCATCCGCTTCCGGGGCATCCACCTGCGGCACGACTACGAAGTGGCCGCCACGGCCATCATCGACTGGCTCGAGAAGCGCAAGGATGTGGACGCCAAGAGAGTCGGCCTTCTGGCGTCGAGCCTGGGCGGCTACTACGCCCCGCGCTCGGCCAGCATGGAGCCGCGCATCAAGGCCTGCGTCGCCTGGGGGGCGCAGTGGGACTACTACGCCATCTGGAAGCGGCGCATCGAGGCGGCCTTCCGGATCGCGCTCCCCTCGCCGGGCCACCACCTGGCCTGGAGCTTTGGTGTCAAGACCGCCGAGCAGGGCCTGAAGAAGCTCGAGGGCTTCCGCCTCGACGGGGTGGTGCAGAAGATGAAGTGCCCCTTCCTCATCGTGCACGGAGAGGACGACCAGCAGATCCCCCTCTCGGACGCCAAGAAGCTCTACAAGGCGGCGGGCTCGAAGGACAAGGCCCTTCGCGTCTACACCGGAAAAGACGGCGGTGCCCAGCACTGCCACATGGACTACCTTTCCCCGGTCATCCCCCACATGACGGACTGGATGGCCGAGAAGCTGGGGGCGTAG
- a CDS encoding aldehyde ferredoxin oxidoreductase family protein: MLGYQGKILHIDLAARTARAEEFGEAFARNYLGGNGFGARLLFDLLRPGVDPLSSENVIAFAVGPYTDTAVPSASRACIAAKSPLTGLFFDSTFGGAWPTTLKRTGHDAIVLHGTASGPVYLVISEEGAVFRDASGLKGKWIRETCETVSSREGGADVIAIGPAGENRVRFAAMTHTWRKSRDGISGRGGMAAVLGSKNVKAIAVKGKAKTEVADAKALRDYVNATAEGVRKGTAALNKYGTPILVNMINKMGALGTRNLMTEVFESCEPISGEYMLEHYLDKDTTCLKCPVACGKDYLMKGGEFDGLKWKMPEYESIFALGTMLGVGDAGALMRGNMLCDELGLDTVSAGVTLSLAFECYERGLLKKSDTGVELRWGDAKTMLQLLEDMAHRRGFGARLAEGGQRLAEEIGGDAPKFLYAARGLELPAHSARALKGMSIGYATGTRGGSHHDTRPTLQYAADHDNTSPEGKPLFAIKTQNFTAMGDSITQCRFTAERGYGAMINEKYAEMLNMITGWDTTAEELERTGERIVNLERAFQVREGVDRSRDMLPHRVMHEPIPEGPHKGMHCPPAELEAMKDEYYRLRGWSPEGVPTAAALKRLGLEDVAAKAGANGAR, encoded by the coding sequence ATGCTCGGATACCAAGGCAAGATTCTGCACATCGACCTGGCGGCCCGGACAGCCCGCGCCGAGGAATTCGGCGAGGCCTTCGCCCGGAACTACCTGGGCGGCAACGGCTTCGGCGCGCGCCTCCTCTTCGACCTCCTGCGCCCGGGGGTGGACCCCCTCTCCTCCGAGAACGTCATCGCCTTCGCCGTGGGTCCCTATACCGACACGGCCGTCCCCAGCGCGAGCCGGGCCTGCATCGCGGCCAAGAGCCCCCTCACCGGCCTCTTCTTCGACAGTACCTTCGGCGGCGCCTGGCCCACCACCCTCAAGCGCACGGGCCACGACGCCATTGTCCTGCACGGCACGGCCAGCGGGCCGGTCTATCTCGTGATCTCCGAGGAGGGGGCGGTCTTCCGGGACGCCTCGGGCCTCAAGGGAAAGTGGATCCGCGAGACCTGCGAGACCGTCTCCTCGCGCGAGGGGGGCGCCGACGTCATCGCCATCGGGCCGGCGGGGGAGAATCGTGTCCGTTTCGCCGCCATGACCCACACCTGGCGCAAGAGCCGCGACGGCATCAGCGGGCGGGGCGGCATGGCCGCCGTCCTCGGGAGCAAGAACGTCAAGGCCATCGCCGTGAAGGGCAAGGCCAAGACGGAGGTGGCCGACGCCAAGGCGCTGCGCGATTACGTCAACGCCACGGCCGAGGGGGTCCGCAAGGGCACGGCGGCGCTGAACAAGTACGGCACCCCCATCCTCGTCAACATGATCAACAAGATGGGCGCCCTGGGCACCCGGAACTTGATGACCGAGGTGTTCGAGAGCTGCGAGCCCATCAGCGGCGAGTACATGCTCGAGCACTACCTGGACAAGGACACCACCTGCCTCAAGTGCCCCGTCGCCTGCGGCAAGGACTACCTGATGAAGGGCGGGGAGTTCGACGGCCTGAAGTGGAAGATGCCCGAGTACGAGAGCATCTTCGCCCTGGGCACCATGCTCGGCGTCGGGGACGCCGGCGCCCTGATGCGCGGCAACATGCTCTGCGACGAGCTGGGCCTCGACACCGTCTCGGCGGGCGTCACCCTCTCGCTCGCCTTCGAGTGCTACGAGCGGGGCCTCCTCAAGAAGTCCGACACGGGCGTCGAGCTGCGCTGGGGCGACGCCAAGACCATGCTCCAGCTCCTCGAGGACATGGCCCACCGGCGCGGCTTCGGCGCCCGGCTGGCCGAGGGCGGGCAGCGTCTCGCCGAGGAGATCGGGGGGGACGCCCCCAAGTTCCTCTACGCGGCGCGCGGGCTCGAGCTCCCGGCGCACAGCGCCCGGGCGCTCAAGGGCATGTCCATCGGCTACGCGACTGGCACCCGGGGCGGCAGCCACCACGACACCCGGCCTACCCTCCAGTACGCCGCCGACCACGACAACACCAGCCCCGAGGGCAAGCCTCTCTTCGCCATCAAGACCCAGAACTTCACCGCGATGGGCGACTCCATCACCCAGTGCCGCTTCACCGCCGAGCGCGGCTACGGCGCGATGATCAACGAGAAGTACGCCGAGATGCTCAACATGATCACCGGCTGGGACACCACGGCCGAGGAGCTGGAGCGGACAGGCGAGCGCATCGTCAACCTCGAGCGGGCCTTCCAGGTGCGCGAGGGAGTGGACCGCTCGCGCGACATGCTGCCCCACCGCGTCATGCACGAGCCCATCCCGGAGGGCCCCCACAAGGGGATGCACTGCCCGCCGGCCGAGCTCGAGGCCATGAAGGACGAGTACTACCGGCTGCGGGGCTGGAGCCCGGAGGGCGTGCCCACGGCGGCCGCCCTTAAGCGGCTGGGATTGGAAGACGTGGCGGCGAAGGCCGGCGCCAACGGCGCCCGTTAA
- a CDS encoding M20/M25/M40 family metallo-hydrolase, which produces MKELLALAGLLLASALAAEGAQEGGEDALARIGRADPLLAAMLELIAVPSPSGQEEKIGELILSRLRALGLEARRDEAGNVTARIPASPGMESVPALLMTAHMDMVPGDKKEPLRPVRPRAAMIGGKEWIATDGTTTLGADDKAGVAVILDVAARLMGKRGAPVPHGPVEIAITVEEETSMRGAYSLRTEEFQAKFALVIDGENLYEVVWELAGGAEVVIRAHGARGGHSGLDIHRPDNVNAIKALTEIDREIPQGVVEKNERGVVLSINAGLIEGGTARNAIASEARVTYLLRSTDPEAEKRLIERIRAIAAAAEKKHQALQPDFRAEVKADSFLPPWKAATDSPLIRWVQKAGERVGAKEVRPISMHAGAESNVFASKKNAKGETLLPLLIGAANLHGIHTTAERLDWRSLIQGRDWVLEIIRVMAEERR; this is translated from the coding sequence ATGAAAGAGCTCCTCGCCCTCGCCGGCCTCCTCCTCGCCTCGGCCCTCGCCGCCGAGGGGGCGCAGGAGGGCGGGGAGGACGCCCTCGCGCGCATCGGGCGGGCGGACCCCCTGCTCGCCGCCATGCTCGAGCTCATCGCCGTCCCCAGCCCCTCGGGGCAGGAGGAGAAAATCGGGGAGCTCATCCTCTCCAGGCTCCGCGCCCTGGGGCTCGAGGCCCGGAGGGACGAGGCGGGCAACGTCACGGCCCGCATCCCCGCCAGCCCGGGGATGGAGAGCGTCCCCGCCCTCCTGATGACCGCCCACATGGACATGGTGCCGGGGGACAAGAAGGAGCCCCTGCGGCCGGTGCGCCCCCGCGCCGCCATGATCGGCGGCAAGGAGTGGATCGCCACGGACGGCACGACCACCCTCGGGGCGGACGACAAGGCGGGCGTGGCCGTCATCCTGGATGTGGCGGCCCGGCTCATGGGCAAGCGGGGCGCGCCCGTCCCCCACGGCCCGGTCGAGATCGCCATCACGGTGGAGGAGGAGACCTCCATGCGCGGGGCGTACTCCCTGCGCACCGAGGAGTTCCAGGCGAAGTTCGCCCTGGTGATCGACGGGGAGAACCTCTACGAGGTGGTGTGGGAGCTGGCGGGGGGCGCGGAGGTCGTCATCCGCGCCCACGGGGCGAGGGGAGGGCACTCAGGCCTCGACATCCACCGCCCCGACAACGTGAACGCCATCAAGGCGCTGACCGAGATCGACCGGGAGATTCCCCAGGGGGTGGTCGAGAAAAACGAACGGGGCGTCGTCCTCTCCATCAACGCGGGGCTCATCGAGGGCGGCACGGCCCGGAACGCCATCGCCTCCGAGGCCAGGGTCACCTACCTCCTGCGCAGCACCGACCCCGAGGCGGAGAAGCGGCTCATCGAGCGCATCCGGGCCATCGCCGCGGCGGCGGAGAAAAAGCATCAAGCCCTCCAGCCGGACTTCCGCGCCGAGGTGAAGGCGGATTCCTTCCTGCCTCCCTGGAAGGCGGCCACGGACTCGCCGCTCATCCGGTGGGTCCAGAAGGCGGGCGAGCGGGTGGGCGCGAAGGAAGTCCGCCCCATCTCCATGCACGCGGGGGCCGAGTCCAACGTCTTCGCCAGCAAGAAGAACGCGAAGGGCGAGACCCTCCTGCCGCTGCTTATCGGGGCCGCCAACCTCCACGGTATCCACACCACCGCCGAGCGCCTGGACTGGCGCTCTCTAATCCAGGGCCGGGACTGGGTGCTCGAGATCATCCGGGTGATGGCCGAGGAGAGGAGATAG
- a CDS encoding alpha/beta fold hydrolase produces the protein MPPTFEKATFPGSQGAQLAGRLELPGGPPLAHVLFAHCFTCSKQSLAAARLSRALAARGFAVLRFDFTGLGESGGDFAHTDFSSNIEDLVAAAAWLRGRGAAPSLLVGHSLGGAAVLAAAGRIPEVKAVAAIAAPAEPAFVRGALEGDLAEVERRGETEVSIAGQPFRVRREFLEDIASHRLEEAIRRLAAALLVLHSPQDDVVPIEHAGRIFAAARHPKSFVSLDGADHLLLRREDADYAASVLAAWAGRFVGGRKEIPEEEAPPAGEGVVIVAETGEGKFTQSVRAGKHSLRADEPRSSGGDDAGPSPYDFLLAGLGACTSMTIRMYADRKKWPLEGVRVVLRHAKIHAEDCETCETKEGKVDRIEREIALSGDLDGEQRKRLIEIAEKCPVHRTLESEISIVTREGEAEPS, from the coding sequence ATGCCCCCGACCTTCGAGAAGGCCACCTTTCCCGGCTCCCAGGGAGCCCAGCTCGCGGGGCGGCTCGAGCTGCCCGGCGGCCCTCCCCTCGCCCACGTCCTCTTCGCCCACTGCTTCACCTGCTCCAAGCAGTCCCTGGCCGCCGCCCGGCTGAGCCGCGCCCTGGCCGCCCGGGGGTTCGCCGTCCTGCGCTTCGACTTCACCGGCTTGGGGGAGAGCGGGGGGGACTTCGCCCACACCGATTTCTCCTCGAACATCGAGGACCTCGTCGCCGCGGCGGCCTGGCTGCGCGGGCGCGGCGCCGCCCCTTCTCTCCTCGTGGGGCACAGCCTGGGAGGGGCGGCCGTGCTGGCCGCGGCGGGGCGCATCCCCGAGGTGAAGGCCGTCGCGGCCATCGCCGCCCCGGCCGAGCCCGCCTTCGTGCGCGGAGCCCTGGAGGGGGACCTCGCGGAGGTCGAGCGGAGGGGCGAGACCGAGGTCAGCATCGCAGGCCAGCCCTTCCGCGTCCGGCGGGAATTCCTCGAGGACATCGCCTCCCACCGGCTGGAGGAGGCCATCCGCAGGCTGGCCGCGGCCCTGCTCGTCCTCCACTCCCCCCAGGACGACGTGGTGCCCATCGAGCACGCCGGGCGCATCTTCGCCGCCGCCCGGCACCCCAAGAGCTTCGTCTCCCTGGACGGGGCGGACCACCTCCTCCTCCGGCGCGAGGACGCGGACTACGCCGCCTCGGTCCTGGCCGCCTGGGCGGGGCGCTTCGTGGGCGGCAGGAAAGAAATTCCCGAGGAGGAGGCCCCGCCCGCCGGGGAGGGCGTCGTCATCGTGGCCGAGACCGGGGAGGGGAAGTTCACCCAGAGCGTGCGCGCGGGGAAGCACTCCCTCCGGGCGGACGAGCCCCGCTCCTCGGGCGGGGACGACGCGGGCCCCTCGCCCTACGACTTCCTCCTCGCGGGGCTGGGCGCCTGCACCTCGATGACCATCCGCATGTACGCCGATCGGAAGAAGTGGCCTCTCGAAGGGGTGCGGGTGGTCCTGCGGCACGCCAAGATCCACGCCGAGGACTGCGAGACGTGCGAGACGAAGGAGGGGAAGGTGGACCGCATCGAGCGCGAGATCGCCCTCTCCGGCGATCTCGACGGCGAGCAGCGCAAGCGCCTCATCGAGATCGCCGAAAAGTGCCCCGTCCACCGGACCCTGGAGAGCGAGATCAGCATCGTGACGAGGGAGGGGGAGGCGGAGCCATCGTGA
- a CDS encoding DMT family transporter — MSGLLSPLGWGIVLPIFTSMAYACTLVCMRQALRSGTPVAGLVVLNLIIAAAGFAISFLRGTHLTTTWEAPLYFMAAGAMGQGLGQIAFYLGIERMGVSRATPIQSSTPIWAALFAAVFLAERPTLAVWAGTLLIVFGVSLLSLAEVKERSRPGGGGRGALVYPVLSSVLYALVPIFMKQGFAIQKTPFLGIGCAFLMGTLVVLAGRSILPGGGPIRADGRALGFLLVAAFANTLAAFGFWTALTFADVSLVLPLSRLVPLWVVVLSYFFLGHLERLTWRVVFSAALVVAGGVLVSAFR, encoded by the coding sequence ATGAGCGGCCTCCTCTCCCCCCTCGGATGGGGAATCGTCCTCCCCATCTTCACCTCCATGGCCTATGCCTGCACCCTGGTGTGCATGCGCCAGGCTCTGCGCTCCGGAACGCCCGTGGCCGGGCTGGTCGTCCTCAACCTGATCATCGCGGCGGCGGGCTTCGCGATCTCCTTCCTACGGGGGACGCACCTCACCACGACGTGGGAGGCCCCGCTCTACTTCATGGCCGCGGGGGCGATGGGCCAGGGCCTGGGCCAGATCGCCTTCTACCTCGGCATCGAGCGCATGGGGGTGAGCCGGGCCACCCCGATCCAGTCCTCGACCCCCATCTGGGCGGCGCTCTTCGCCGCGGTCTTCCTGGCGGAGCGGCCGACCCTCGCGGTGTGGGCGGGCACGCTGCTGATCGTGTTCGGCGTCTCCCTCCTCTCGCTGGCCGAGGTGAAGGAGCGGAGCCGCCCCGGAGGCGGGGGGCGCGGCGCCCTCGTCTATCCGGTCCTCTCAAGCGTTCTCTACGCCCTGGTGCCCATCTTCATGAAGCAGGGCTTCGCCATCCAGAAGACGCCCTTCCTGGGGATCGGCTGCGCCTTCCTGATGGGGACGCTGGTCGTCCTCGCCGGGCGGTCGATCCTGCCGGGCGGGGGCCCCATCCGGGCGGACGGGCGGGCGCTGGGTTTCCTCCTCGTCGCCGCCTTCGCGAACACCCTGGCGGCGTTCGGCTTCTGGACGGCCCTCACCTTCGCCGACGTCTCCTTGGTGTTGCCCCTGAGCCGCCTGGTGCCCCTCTGGGTGGTGGTGCTGAGCTACTTCTTCCTGGGCCACCTCGAGCGCCTCACCTGGCGCGTCGTCTTCTCGGCGGCCCTGGTGGTGGCCGGGGGAGTGCTGGTGTCGGCGTTCCGGTAG
- a CDS encoding PIG-L family deacetylase: MEHRTILFIAAHPDDLEFRSAGSAAVWAGQGRRVEYCLCTSGEKGFNGNGSRGLSLEERWTIREAEQRAAAEVLGVADVHFLRHPDGELENTPDLRRDLVRMMRRVKPDLVVSGDPAMASFDSFYGYHRDHRSANQAIFDALYPAVGNPNFFPELLAEGLEPHHPKEVYFSHPAKPDVWVDIAPVFEIKMRALACHKSQIGDVEELISHMRDWSKRMAEGSGLECAESYRRLEVPG, from the coding sequence ATGGAGCACCGGACGATCCTCTTCATCGCCGCCCATCCCGACGACCTCGAGTTCCGCAGCGCGGGCTCCGCCGCCGTCTGGGCGGGCCAGGGGCGCCGCGTGGAGTACTGCCTCTGCACCAGCGGCGAAAAAGGCTTCAACGGGAACGGCTCCCGCGGGCTCTCCCTCGAGGAGCGCTGGACCATCCGAGAGGCCGAGCAGCGGGCCGCCGCCGAGGTGCTCGGGGTGGCGGACGTGCATTTCCTCCGCCATCCCGACGGGGAGCTGGAGAACACTCCCGACCTCCGCCGCGATCTGGTGAGGATGATGCGCCGGGTGAAGCCCGACCTCGTGGTGAGCGGCGACCCCGCCATGGCCTCCTTCGACAGCTTCTACGGCTACCACCGCGACCACCGCAGTGCGAACCAGGCCATCTTCGACGCCCTCTACCCGGCGGTGGGGAACCCCAACTTCTTCCCCGAGCTCTTGGCCGAGGGGCTGGAGCCCCACCACCCCAAGGAAGTCTACTTCAGCCATCCCGCCAAGCCGGACGTTTGGGTGGACATCGCCCCCGTCTTCGAGATCAAGATGCGCGCTCTCGCCTGCCACAAGAGCCAGATCGGGGACGTCGAGGAGCTCATCTCCCACATGCGCGACTGGAGCAAGCGGATGGCCGAGGGAAGCGGCCTAGAATGCGCCGAGTCCTACCGGCGGCTGGAAGTGCCGGGCTAG
- a CDS encoding SDR family oxidoreductase produces MDLGIRGRTALVTGGSRGIGRMTALRFMEEGARVAICGRTKETIEEAREDLAKRTGGEVLAVQADTSRPEDIPRLVRGVVERFGGLDILVNNAGTMSSGRFNALTDEALQLQLDTKLFGFLRLIREAVPHMRAKGWGRIVNIIGGAGKEPDPYMFGSGMTNSALLNLTKSLSAEFGEEGIHVNAVCPGWVDTALWRRNARGLAAELGAQSEDEARRLAARRNALNRFGRPEELADAIVFLCSERASYITGVSLNLDGGRLKALW; encoded by the coding sequence ATGGATCTGGGAATCCGGGGGCGGACGGCACTCGTGACGGGCGGCAGCCGGGGGATCGGGCGGATGACCGCCCTGCGCTTCATGGAAGAGGGCGCCCGGGTGGCCATCTGCGGCCGGACGAAGGAGACCATCGAAGAGGCCCGGGAGGACCTGGCGAAGCGCACGGGGGGCGAGGTGCTGGCCGTCCAGGCGGACACGTCGCGGCCGGAGGACATCCCCCGGCTCGTCCGGGGCGTCGTGGAGCGCTTCGGGGGGCTGGACATCCTGGTGAACAACGCAGGCACCATGAGCTCGGGCCGCTTCAATGCCTTGACGGACGAGGCCCTCCAGCTCCAGCTCGACACCAAGCTCTTCGGCTTCCTGCGCCTCATCCGGGAGGCGGTCCCCCACATGCGGGCCAAGGGGTGGGGGCGCATCGTCAACATCATCGGCGGGGCCGGAAAGGAGCCCGACCCCTACATGTTCGGGAGCGGGATGACGAACAGCGCCCTTCTGAACCTGACGAAGTCCCTCTCGGCCGAGTTCGGGGAGGAAGGCATCCACGTCAACGCCGTCTGCCCGGGCTGGGTGGACACCGCCCTCTGGCGCCGGAACGCCCGGGGCCTCGCCGCCGAGCTCGGGGCCCAGAGCGAGGATGAGGCGCGCCGCCTGGCCGCCCGCCGGAACGCCCTCAACCGCTTTGGGAGGCCCGAGGAGCTGGCGGACGCCATCGTCTTCCTGTGCTCCGAGCGCGCGAGCTACATCACGGGCGTTTCCCTCAACCTCGACGGGGGCAGGCTCAAAGCGCTCTGGTAG
- a CDS encoding D-glycerate dehydrogenase, whose product MTAKPRVFLCSRIPDEAERYLRARTRLEVYPGEDLISREELLRAVREVDGLIPTVTERIDAEVMDAAPNLRVIANYGVGYNNIDVEAATGRGLPVTNTPEVLTEATADLAFSLILAASRRLGEGERYVRAGRWTGWKPTQLLGWDVYGKTLGIIGLGRIGQAVARRARGFSMKALYTDARRAPARLERELGVRYVPMASLLRQADIVTVHAPLMPETHHLINASVLRRMKRTAILVNAARGPIVDEKALAAALRSGQIAAAGLDVHEKEPSVHPDLLELENVVLLPHLGSATLETRTAMGLLAAKNCLAALAGKRPPCLVNPEAWRSRRRG is encoded by the coding sequence ATGACGGCCAAGCCCCGCGTCTTTCTCTGCAGCCGGATTCCGGACGAGGCGGAGCGCTACCTCCGCGCCCGCACCCGGCTGGAGGTGTATCCCGGGGAGGACCTCATCAGCCGCGAGGAGCTGCTGCGGGCCGTGCGGGAGGTGGATGGCCTCATCCCCACCGTCACGGAGCGGATCGACGCCGAGGTGATGGACGCCGCCCCGAATCTCCGGGTCATCGCCAACTACGGGGTGGGCTACAACAACATCGACGTCGAGGCGGCGACCGGACGCGGCCTCCCCGTGACCAACACGCCCGAGGTGCTCACCGAGGCGACGGCCGATCTGGCCTTTTCGCTCATCCTCGCGGCGAGCCGCCGCCTGGGCGAAGGGGAGCGCTATGTGCGGGCCGGCCGGTGGACGGGGTGGAAGCCCACCCAACTCCTGGGCTGGGACGTGTACGGCAAGACGCTCGGCATCATCGGCTTGGGCCGCATCGGACAGGCCGTCGCCCGGCGCGCGCGCGGCTTCTCCATGAAAGCCCTCTACACCGATGCGCGGCGCGCCCCAGCCAGGCTCGAGCGCGAGCTGGGAGTGAGGTACGTGCCCATGGCGTCCCTGCTCCGGCAGGCGGACATCGTCACCGTGCACGCCCCCCTCATGCCGGAGACCCATCACCTCATCAACGCCTCGGTGCTGCGGCGGATGAAGCGGACGGCCATCCTGGTGAACGCGGCCCGGGGCCCGATCGTGGACGAGAAAGCCCTGGCGGCCGCCCTGCGCTCGGGCCAGATCGCGGCGGCGGGGCTGGACGTCCACGAGAAGGAGCCCTCGGTGCATCCCGATCTCCTCGAGCTCGAGAACGTGGTGCTGCTGCCCCACTTGGGGAGCGCCACCCTCGAGACGCGGACGGCCATGGGCCTGCTCGCGGCGAAGAACTGCCTCGCCGCCCTGGCGGGCAAGAGGCCCCCCTGCCTCGTGAACCCCGAGGCCTGGCGGAGCCGCAGGCGGGGGTGA
- a CDS encoding DMT family transporter, which produces MGFLLGGLFALPLLYSARMILSSLGPGELFAIGTSLTYSGTLICVRQGMRNATPAAGLLVIGVVVSAAGLAASALQGHLWNLSWKAFLWFVATGTLGMGMGNLLAFMGVQRMGVSRATPVADSALGRRLRRDLPRRAAGAARHRGDGAHRGGRGAPLPGPGGARAGELVPGCARLSSLGLLHPGLLPHPGEVGLRAPSPRDDRDGGGLRRGDGDHPRRPAPARRLGKALPRPPGAGLVPGGGRLQPPGLDLHLEFLPPRGDQQGAAAESAHPGLGGGLDLSLPGDARARHLAGGAGGRPGGGRGRAGDGVPVDSALSFLYEGPGNLRVVQKQILRCAPNDVQDTSSALTGAAGGPPLTGFRGGASGSFLPSRPGL; this is translated from the coding sequence ATGGGGTTCCTCCTCGGCGGTCTGTTCGCCCTCCCGTTGTTGTATAGTGCCCGGATGATTTTGTCCTCCCTCGGCCCCGGCGAGCTGTTCGCCATCGGCACGTCCCTGACCTACTCGGGCACCCTCATCTGCGTCCGGCAGGGGATGCGGAACGCCACCCCGGCCGCCGGGCTCCTCGTGATCGGGGTGGTGGTCTCCGCCGCCGGCCTCGCCGCCTCGGCCCTCCAGGGCCACCTCTGGAACCTCTCCTGGAAGGCGTTCCTCTGGTTCGTCGCGACGGGCACCCTGGGGATGGGGATGGGCAATCTGTTGGCCTTCATGGGCGTCCAGCGGATGGGGGTGAGCCGCGCCACCCCGGTGGCGGACTCCGCTCTGGGGCGCCGTCTTCGCCGTGACCTTCCTCGGCGAGCGGCCGGGGCCGCCCGTCATCGGGGGGACGGTGCTCATCGTGGCGGGCGTGGCGCTCCTCTCCCTGGCCCGGGAGGAGCGCGCGCGGGAGAACTGGTTCCCGGGTGCGCTCGTCTTTCCTCTCTCGGCCTCCTTCATCCTGGCCTTCTCCCCCATCCTGGCGAAGTGGGACTACGCGCACCATCCCCACGCGATGACCGCGATGGCGGTGGCCTTCGCCGCGGGGACGGTGACCATCCTCGCCGGCCGGCCCCTGCTCGGCGTCTCGGGAAGGCTCTCCCTCGACCGCCGGGCGCTGGGCTGGTTCCTGGCGGCGGCCGCCTTCAACCTCCTGGTCTCGATCTGCATCTGGAATTCCTTCCTCCTCGGGGAGATCAGCAGGGTGCTGCCGCTGAGTCGGCTCACCCCGGTCTGGGTGGTGGTCTGGATCTATCTCTTCCTGGGGACGCTCGAGCGCGTCACTTGGCGGGTGGTGCTGGCGGCCGCCCTGGTGGTGGGCGGGGGCGTGCTGGTGACGGCGTTCCGGTAGATTCGGCACTGTCATTTCTCTATGAAGGCCCGGGGAATCTACGGGTGGTGCAAAAGCAGATTCTTCGCTGCGCTCCGAATGACGTCCAGGATACGTCCTCTGCCTTGACAGGGGCGGCCGGCGGGCCGCCCCTAACCGGATTCCGGGGAGGAGCCTCCGGCTCTTTCTTACCTTCCCGGCCGGGGCTATAG
- a CDS encoding cupin domain-containing protein, translating to MGAKGAPEGRRALAVNLGEMIHLIPGGISSRTVFKDERGQAILFCMAPGEELLEHTAAHPAAVHILEGSGTFEMEGGVHPAAPGALFHMPARLPHAVRAEPGGKGLVFLLTMFFEPK from the coding sequence ATGGGCGCGAAAGGAGCCCCGGAGGGAAGACGCGCCCTCGCCGTGAATCTCGGCGAGATGATCCATCTCATTCCGGGAGGCATCTCCAGCCGGACCGTCTTCAAGGACGAGCGCGGCCAGGCCATCCTGTTCTGCATGGCGCCGGGGGAGGAGCTCCTCGAACACACGGCGGCCCATCCGGCCGCGGTGCACATCCTCGAAGGCTCCGGCACGTTCGAGATGGAGGGCGGGGTCCATCCCGCCGCGCCCGGCGCCCTATTCCACATGCCGGCCCGCCTGCCCCACGCCGTCCGGGCCGAGCCGGGGGGGAAGGGACTCGTGTTCCTTCTCACCATGTTCTTCGAGCCGAAATGA